A single genomic interval of Corvus hawaiiensis isolate bCorHaw1 chromosome 5, bCorHaw1.pri.cur, whole genome shotgun sequence harbors:
- the ABHD18 gene encoding protein ABHD18 isoform X1 → MGVSKLDVLYRKLLLTKLFIRGWGKPEDLKRIFEFRKIIGNREKCQTLVSKDYPVFIDKVEGQSDCKILEGHFISPLAHCVPGILPVESLVARFQFIIPRRWNSKHRPVCIHLAGTGDHHFWRRRTLMARPMIKEACMASLLLENPYYGCRKPKDQLRSCLKNVSDLFVMGGALILESAALLHWLEREGYGPLGMTGISMGGHMASLAVTNWPKPLPLIPCLSWSTASAVFTTGVLSKAVNWRELEKQYFTQAVYEEEIIQMLEYCGTDSFKMGQDFVKNFPDSVDSLADMDMTSRIFSFESLNDTVSKEAVHSFTTNRSALSASSERLLIQDAPKMQCINQTFSTSSSSNKNLTSPQGHRINTRRRSDTLQRESLMFMKGVMDECTHVANFPVPVDPSLIIVVQAKEDAYIPRTGVRSLQEIWPGCEIRYLDGGHVSAYLFKQGLFRQAIYDAFDRFLQKYTM, encoded by the exons ATGGGTGTAAGTAAATTAGATGTCTTGTACCGAAAGCTTCTCCTCACTAAACTTTTCATCAGAGGATGGGGAAAGCCAGAGGATCTGAAAAG AATATTTGAATTCAGAAAGATTATTGGAAACAGGGAAAAGTGCCAGACGCTGGTTTCGAAAGATTACCCAGTGTTCATTGACAAG GTTGAGGGGCAATCTGACTGTAAAATCCTCGAGGGGCACTTCATTTCCCCCTTGGCTCATTGTGTCCCAGGTATCCTGCCAGTCGAATCTCTTGTAGCAAG ATTTCAGTTCATCATACCCAGAAGATGGAATAGCAAGCACAGACCTGTGTGCATTCATTTAGCAGGCACTGGAGATCAT CACTTCTGGAGGAGACGCACATTAATGGCACGGCCAATGATTAAAGAAGCCTGTATGGCTTCCCTGTTGCTAGAAAATCCTTACT ATGGCTGTAGGAAACCTAAGGATCAGTT acggtcatgtttaaaaaatgtctCGGACCTGTTTGTGATGGGAGGAGCTCTAATTCTAGAATCGGCAGCTCTTTTGCACTGGCTAGAGAGAGAAGGCTATGGACCACTAGGGATGACTGGAATATCCATGGGAGGACAT ATGGCTTCACTGGCAGTGACAAACTGGCCTAAACCATTGCCTTTGATTCCATGTCTTTCCTGGTCAACAGCCTCTGCAGTCTTCACTACG GGTGTGCTAAGCAAGGCAGTGAActggagagagctggagaaacaGTATTTTACACAAGCTGTGTACGAAGAAGAAATCATTCAAATGCTTGAATATTGTGGA ACAGATTCTTTCAAGATGGGACAAGACTTTGTTAAAAACTTCCCTGACAGTGTGGACAGTCTGGCGGATATGGACATGACTTCCAGAATATTCAGCTTTGAGTCCTTGAATGACACTGTATCTAAGGAAGCCGTTCACAGCTTTACCACAAACAGAAGTGCTCTAAGTGCCTCTTCAGAAAGACTCTTAATACAAGATGCTCCTAAAATGCAGTGCATAAATCAAACCTTTTCGACCAGTAGCAGTAGCAATAAAAACTTAACCAGTCCACAAGGACACAGGATAAATACAAGGAGAAGGAGTGACACTTTACAGAGAGAATCCTTAATGTTCATGAAGGGAGTAATGGATGAATGTACCCATGTAGCTAACTTCCCAG ttCCAGTTGACCCAAGTTTAATCATAGTTGTACAAGCTAAGGAGGACGCGTACATTCCTCGCACTGGGGTGCGCAGCCTCCAAGAGATTTGGCCGGGGTGTGAAATCAGGTATCTGGATGGAGGTCATGTCAGTGCCTACCTCTTCAAACAAGGACTCTTCAG ACAAGCGATTTACGACGCGTTCGACCGCTTTCTCCAGAAATACACCATGTGA
- the ABHD18 gene encoding protein ABHD18 isoform X2 — MGVSKLDVLYRKLLLTKLFIRGWGKPEDLKRIFEFRKIIGNREKCQTLVSKDYPVFIDKVEGQSDCKILEGHFISPLAHCVPGILPVESLVARFQFIIPRRWNSKHRPVCIHLAGTGDHMASLAVTNWPKPLPLIPCLSWSTASAVFTTGVLSKAVNWRELEKQYFTQAVYEEEIIQMLEYCGTDSFKMGQDFVKNFPDSVDSLADMDMTSRIFSFESLNDTVSKEAVHSFTTNRSALSASSERLLIQDAPKMQCINQTFSTSSSSNKNLTSPQGHRINTRRRSDTLQRESLMFMKGVMDECTHVANFPVPVDPSLIIVVQAKEDAYIPRTGVRSLQEIWPGCEIRYLDGGHVSAYLFKQGLFRQAIYDAFDRFLQKYTM; from the exons ATGGGTGTAAGTAAATTAGATGTCTTGTACCGAAAGCTTCTCCTCACTAAACTTTTCATCAGAGGATGGGGAAAGCCAGAGGATCTGAAAAG AATATTTGAATTCAGAAAGATTATTGGAAACAGGGAAAAGTGCCAGACGCTGGTTTCGAAAGATTACCCAGTGTTCATTGACAAG GTTGAGGGGCAATCTGACTGTAAAATCCTCGAGGGGCACTTCATTTCCCCCTTGGCTCATTGTGTCCCAGGTATCCTGCCAGTCGAATCTCTTGTAGCAAG ATTTCAGTTCATCATACCCAGAAGATGGAATAGCAAGCACAGACCTGTGTGCATTCATTTAGCAGGCACTGGAGATCAT ATGGCTTCACTGGCAGTGACAAACTGGCCTAAACCATTGCCTTTGATTCCATGTCTTTCCTGGTCAACAGCCTCTGCAGTCTTCACTACG GGTGTGCTAAGCAAGGCAGTGAActggagagagctggagaaacaGTATTTTACACAAGCTGTGTACGAAGAAGAAATCATTCAAATGCTTGAATATTGTGGA ACAGATTCTTTCAAGATGGGACAAGACTTTGTTAAAAACTTCCCTGACAGTGTGGACAGTCTGGCGGATATGGACATGACTTCCAGAATATTCAGCTTTGAGTCCTTGAATGACACTGTATCTAAGGAAGCCGTTCACAGCTTTACCACAAACAGAAGTGCTCTAAGTGCCTCTTCAGAAAGACTCTTAATACAAGATGCTCCTAAAATGCAGTGCATAAATCAAACCTTTTCGACCAGTAGCAGTAGCAATAAAAACTTAACCAGTCCACAAGGACACAGGATAAATACAAGGAGAAGGAGTGACACTTTACAGAGAGAATCCTTAATGTTCATGAAGGGAGTAATGGATGAATGTACCCATGTAGCTAACTTCCCAG ttCCAGTTGACCCAAGTTTAATCATAGTTGTACAAGCTAAGGAGGACGCGTACATTCCTCGCACTGGGGTGCGCAGCCTCCAAGAGATTTGGCCGGGGTGTGAAATCAGGTATCTGGATGGAGGTCATGTCAGTGCCTACCTCTTCAAACAAGGACTCTTCAG ACAAGCGATTTACGACGCGTTCGACCGCTTTCTCCAGAAATACACCATGTGA
- the ABHD18 gene encoding protein ABHD18 isoform X3, which yields MGGALILESAALLHWLEREGYGPLGMTGISMGGHMASLAVTNWPKPLPLIPCLSWSTASAVFTTGVLSKAVNWRELEKQYFTQAVYEEEIIQMLEYCGTDSFKMGQDFVKNFPDSVDSLADMDMTSRIFSFESLNDTVSKEAVHSFTTNRSALSASSERLLIQDAPKMQCINQTFSTSSSSNKNLTSPQGHRINTRRRSDTLQRESLMFMKGVMDECTHVANFPVPVDPSLIIVVQAKEDAYIPRTGVRSLQEIWPGCEIRYLDGGHVSAYLFKQGLFRQAIYDAFDRFLQKYTM from the exons ATGGGAGGAGCTCTAATTCTAGAATCGGCAGCTCTTTTGCACTGGCTAGAGAGAGAAGGCTATGGACCACTAGGGATGACTGGAATATCCATGGGAGGACAT ATGGCTTCACTGGCAGTGACAAACTGGCCTAAACCATTGCCTTTGATTCCATGTCTTTCCTGGTCAACAGCCTCTGCAGTCTTCACTACG GGTGTGCTAAGCAAGGCAGTGAActggagagagctggagaaacaGTATTTTACACAAGCTGTGTACGAAGAAGAAATCATTCAAATGCTTGAATATTGTGGA ACAGATTCTTTCAAGATGGGACAAGACTTTGTTAAAAACTTCCCTGACAGTGTGGACAGTCTGGCGGATATGGACATGACTTCCAGAATATTCAGCTTTGAGTCCTTGAATGACACTGTATCTAAGGAAGCCGTTCACAGCTTTACCACAAACAGAAGTGCTCTAAGTGCCTCTTCAGAAAGACTCTTAATACAAGATGCTCCTAAAATGCAGTGCATAAATCAAACCTTTTCGACCAGTAGCAGTAGCAATAAAAACTTAACCAGTCCACAAGGACACAGGATAAATACAAGGAGAAGGAGTGACACTTTACAGAGAGAATCCTTAATGTTCATGAAGGGAGTAATGGATGAATGTACCCATGTAGCTAACTTCCCAG ttCCAGTTGACCCAAGTTTAATCATAGTTGTACAAGCTAAGGAGGACGCGTACATTCCTCGCACTGGGGTGCGCAGCCTCCAAGAGATTTGGCCGGGGTGTGAAATCAGGTATCTGGATGGAGGTCATGTCAGTGCCTACCTCTTCAAACAAGGACTCTTCAG ACAAGCGATTTACGACGCGTTCGACCGCTTTCTCCAGAAATACACCATGTGA